A single genomic interval of Metasolibacillus fluoroglycofenilyticus harbors:
- a CDS encoding AMP-binding protein: MFYINDQFYTAEDVERQYEVYESLPHLKECHNRRLAICTDDTFQYLTLCLYIHEKGGSLVPIHVATPKEGAIRLASTAGSHLLLFRSIHSVIELSNHVNNQEGVLVQMSSGTTGAPKCIERTWGSVVKEVENYVEMLPVDAMTNSIVACPITHSYGFICGVLACIRRGAMPVIITNSNPKYMLKKLKEHPKHMLYAAPALLYTLSRLLPVNQQFDYVMTSGTVMPQSWLTSLREKSHQVLQQYGCSEAGCVAIHPNVEDSKEMGYPLPHLKVTAGSKQSPSEIIIESPTQIIYTKDLGYIENNVLSFLARMDDTINVAGLNVYPQEVENVLMDYPKIIEAVVYKKQNNLSGERVCVQYVAIEPIEEMELREWCQKFLAPHQIPMEFVFVNEIEKLPNGKVSRKKLGGILV; the protein is encoded by the coding sequence ATGTTTTATATCAATGATCAATTTTATACAGCGGAAGATGTTGAGAGGCAATATGAGGTATATGAGAGCTTACCACATTTAAAGGAATGTCATAATCGCCGATTAGCTATTTGTACAGATGATACTTTTCAATATTTAACGCTTTGTTTATATATTCACGAAAAAGGCGGCTCACTTGTCCCAATCCATGTAGCAACACCAAAGGAAGGAGCTATACGGCTCGCTTCCACGGCAGGGAGCCATCTTTTATTATTCCGATCAATCCATTCTGTCATTGAACTATCCAATCATGTCAATAATCAAGAAGGTGTATTAGTTCAAATGAGCTCAGGTACAACAGGCGCACCGAAGTGTATTGAAAGAACATGGGGTTCAGTAGTGAAAGAGGTTGAAAACTATGTGGAAATGTTGCCTGTAGATGCTATGACAAATTCTATTGTTGCTTGTCCAATTACGCATTCTTATGGCTTCATTTGTGGCGTTTTGGCGTGCATAAGAAGAGGCGCAATGCCAGTGATTATTACTAATAGCAATCCTAAATATATGTTGAAAAAGTTGAAAGAACACCCTAAACATATGCTGTATGCAGCGCCAGCATTACTCTATACATTGAGTCGATTATTACCTGTTAATCAACAATTTGATTATGTGATGACGTCGGGAACTGTCATGCCGCAAAGCTGGTTGACATCATTGAGAGAGAAGTCCCATCAAGTATTACAGCAGTACGGATGCTCTGAAGCAGGCTGTGTTGCGATTCATCCTAATGTGGAAGATTCGAAGGAAATGGGCTATCCTCTGCCTCACTTGAAGGTGACAGCGGGGAGCAAGCAATCACCAAGTGAAATTATTATTGAATCACCTACGCAAATAATTTACACAAAGGATTTAGGCTATATCGAAAATAATGTGCTTTCTTTTCTTGCAAGAATGGATGACACGATTAATGTAGCTGGCTTAAATGTCTATCCGCAAGAGGTTGAAAACGTGTTAATGGATTATCCGAAAATTATTGAAGCCGTTGTATATAAGAAACAAAACAATCTATCAGGCGAGCGAGTATGTGTACAATATGTAGCCATTGAGCCGATTGAGGAAATGGAGCTTAGGGAGTGGTGTCAGAAATTTCTTGCGCCACATCAAATTCCAATGGAGTTTGTCTTTGTCAATGAAATTGAAAAGCTACCTAATGGCAAAGTAAGTAGAAAGAAACTTGGAGGCATACTCGTATGA
- a CDS encoding IucA/IucC family protein, which produces MQQLQPLAFKQGELRVRRQLMEAMIFEGLIQFEETRLNHEILALTLIGQKCTYHCEGRRTVFNRLRITGNRLLRVSKDGLVREATLEDLVDELLSTPKDKIRLLNELHLTIQLCEWNDYHLQMPMSRRNSSYEELESEIMEGHPYHPCFKSRTGFTLDDHQNYGPEAKRIFSLQWVALRRRCTRMTVLEEEVQFWQRELGHVLWNDLLTKLQLSGGAYEEYTFLPIHPWQWHHLQSEMVGLIEQKDCIPLNIKGDDYRATQSVRTLWNCSNPKKAQLKCSMNMVNTSSLRRLHAHAVCAAPHISAWLKQVIQSDAYLHEESSLIVLEEYAGVIFEPDAKKHSSKLEGQLGSIWRESVRLYMEDGEEAVPFTVLMMMEKDGRPFIEDWLVRYGTEQWVERLIEVSVIPVWHLLVAHGIAIEAHAQNMILLHQNGWPTRVVLRDFHDSIEYHEPFIVDKSLVPDFAMIHERFKDASADDYYWMSSVEALRELIMDTLFVFHLSELSYLLEEQYGLKEMHFWYQVQEGIQRHLERFPSLTSRNEQLQHTSASIYVESLLTKKLQNQEEGSFRHMVNNAFAQTDKRGE; this is translated from the coding sequence ATGCAACAGCTACAGCCTTTAGCTTTTAAGCAAGGAGAGTTACGTGTCAGAAGGCAGCTTATGGAGGCAATGATTTTTGAGGGACTGATTCAATTTGAAGAAACTCGTCTCAATCATGAAATTTTAGCACTTACCCTAATAGGACAGAAGTGTACCTATCATTGTGAGGGCAGAAGAACCGTATTTAATCGTCTTCGAATAACGGGGAATCGGCTTTTGCGAGTAAGTAAGGATGGTCTGGTACGAGAGGCGACGCTTGAGGATTTAGTAGATGAGCTATTGTCGACCCCAAAAGACAAAATTCGATTATTGAATGAGCTTCATTTAACAATCCAGCTTTGTGAATGGAATGACTATCATCTGCAAATGCCTATGTCGAGAAGGAACTCGAGCTATGAAGAGTTAGAATCGGAAATTATGGAAGGACATCCATATCATCCATGTTTTAAGTCGAGAACGGGTTTTACATTGGATGATCATCAAAATTATGGTCCTGAGGCAAAGCGGATATTTTCTTTGCAGTGGGTCGCGTTGAGAAGGCGCTGTACACGAATGACAGTACTTGAAGAGGAGGTGCAATTTTGGCAAAGGGAGTTAGGTCATGTGTTGTGGAATGACCTCCTTACAAAGCTTCAATTGTCAGGTGGAGCATATGAGGAATATACCTTTTTACCTATTCACCCTTGGCAGTGGCATCACTTGCAGTCGGAGATGGTTGGATTAATCGAGCAAAAAGATTGCATTCCTTTGAATATAAAAGGAGATGATTACCGCGCAACCCAATCAGTAAGAACATTATGGAATTGTTCGAATCCTAAAAAGGCACAATTAAAATGTTCGATGAATATGGTCAATACCTCTTCGTTGAGAAGACTGCATGCACATGCAGTTTGTGCTGCTCCACATATTTCAGCATGGTTGAAACAGGTCATTCAATCGGATGCTTATTTGCATGAGGAGTCCTCTCTTATTGTACTGGAAGAATATGCAGGCGTTATTTTTGAACCAGATGCCAAAAAGCATAGCAGCAAACTAGAAGGGCAGCTTGGCTCCATATGGCGGGAAAGTGTGCGTTTGTATATGGAGGATGGAGAGGAAGCTGTACCATTTACCGTGCTCATGATGATGGAGAAAGATGGACGTCCATTTATAGAAGATTGGCTTGTCCGATACGGAACAGAGCAGTGGGTAGAGCGCTTGATTGAAGTGAGTGTTATTCCTGTATGGCACTTACTTGTTGCCCATGGTATTGCTATCGAGGCTCATGCGCAAAATATGATTTTATTACACCAAAATGGCTGGCCAACTCGGGTTGTATTAAGAGATTTTCATGACAGTATTGAATATCATGAACCATTTATTGTCGACAAAAGCCTTGTACCAGACTTTGCAATGATTCATGAACGTTTTAAAGATGCATCCGCCGATGATTATTATTGGATGTCTTCAGTAGAGGCATTGCGAGAGTTAATAATGGATACGCTATTCGTCTTTCATTTAAGTGAGCTATCTTATTTATTAGAAGAACAGTATGGATTGAAAGAAATGCATTTCTGGTATCAAGTTCAGGAGGGGATACAGAGGCACTTGGAGCGTTTTCCATCACTAACTTCAAGGAATGAACAATTACAGCATACTAGCGCATCGATCTATGTTGAATCTTTATTGACAAAGAAACTTCAAAATCAAGAAGAGGGCAGCTTTCGACATATGGTTAATAATGCATTTGCGCAAACGGATAAAAGGGGGGAATAA